From the genome of Uranotaenia lowii strain MFRU-FL chromosome 1, ASM2978415v1, whole genome shotgun sequence, one region includes:
- the LOC129758340 gene encoding uncharacterized protein K02A2.6-like, producing MASHIKDESWNEESEVFIRRNMVQTLSLLSNIESSTEENLDNGTEIVIRAIQESVAMDITEVKKATENDGELQSVQSAITQSDWKNEKVKAYAPFQDELSYANNLLMRGSKLVIPTALRNRMLSLAHEGHPGQSSMKRRLRDRCWWPNIDKDVVMWCEKCEGCRLIQIPGPPEPMHRRPLPSKPWVDIALDYLGPMPTGEYILVVVDYYSRYVEIEIMTVITARETIKRLEKMFKYWGLPQTITLDNAKQFISSEFHEFCNNTKIHLNHTTPYWPQANGEVERQNRSLLKRMKIANALYGDWKSELQQYLQMFNNTPHTVTGKAPSELLQNRKLRYKLPDIGDIETSPPSTDFADRDRFQKFKGKESEDLRRRSKTNSLEKGDIVLMKDLHPQNKLSTNFLKEKFEVEERKGSNVQVKSLETGNAIEMNR from the coding sequence ACATCGAGTCGTCTACAGAAGAAAATTTAGATAATGGAACGGAAATTGTCATAAGAGCTATTCAAGAGTCAGTGGCTATGGACATCACTGAAGTAAAAAAAGCTACTGAAAACGACGGGGAGTTACAATCGGTTCAAAGTGCCATAACTCAATCTGATTGGAAAAATGAGAAGGTTAAAGCATATGCTCCATTTCAAGATGAACTCTCTTACGCAAACAATCTGCTCATGCGAGGATCGAAACTTGTGATTCCTACAGCATTGCGTAACCGTATGCTTAGCCTTGCACACGAAGGCCATCCTGGGCAATCAAGTATGAAAAGGAGACTAAGAGATCGATGCTGGTGGCCTAATATCGACAAGGATGTTGTTATGTGGTGCGAGAAATGTGAAGGATGTCGTCTTATTCAAATTCCTGGTCCTCCTGAACCAATGCATCGTCGACCTTTACCTAGCAAACCATGGGTAGATATCGCACTCGATTATCTGGGGCCAATGCCAACGGGCGAATATATCCTAGTTGTTGTCGACTATTATAGCCGCTATGTAGAAATCGAGATAATGACAGTCATAACCGCTCGAGAAACTATCAAACGGctcgaaaaaatgttcaaatactGGGGACTTCCTCAAACGATAACCTTAGATAATGCGAAGCAGTTCATTTCTTCAGAGTTTCACGAATTTTGCAATAACACGAAAATCCACTTGAATCATACAACACCATATTGGCCACAGGCCAATGGAGAAGTGGAACGGCAAAATCGTTCACTTCTGAAGAGAATGAAAATCGCCAATGCTCTATATGGTGATTGGAAATCAGAATTACAACAGTATTTGCAAATGTTCAACAACACGCCCCACACAGTTACCGGAAAAGCACCAAGCGAGTTACTTCAAAACAGAAAATTACGATACAAATTACCTGATATCGGAGATATTGAAACATCACCCCCAAGCACAGACTTTGCTGATCGAGaccgatttcaaaaattcaaagggAAAGAATCGGAAGACTTGAGACGAAGATCTAAGacaaattcattagaaaaaggAGATATTGTACTGATGAAGGATCTCCATCCACAGAATAAACTCTCCACGAACTTTTTGAAAGAGAAGTTCGAAGTTGAAGAGCGTAAAGGATCGAATGTTCAAGTTAAATCATTGGAAACAGGTAATGCAATTGAAATGAATAGGTAA